The following are encoded together in the Deltaproteobacteria bacterium genome:
- a CDS encoding M23 family metallopeptidase, producing the protein MATIRYHRPPEAYHLPVEGLSPADLVSTWHAPRSGGRVHEGADLFAPRGTKVLSAVRGEVFRIRDGGLGGKSVTVIGEGPAFYYYAHLDGWAPGLREGQPVTAGQTLGFVGNTGNARSTPSHLHFGVYPILRARPGRPVDPIPLLRALGLPRAPPEEAPSQLPPSA; encoded by the coding sequence GTGGCCACGATCCGCTATCACCGGCCGCCGGAGGCCTACCACCTGCCGGTGGAGGGGCTCTCCCCGGCCGACCTGGTGAGCACCTGGCACGCCCCCCGGAGCGGCGGGCGGGTCCACGAGGGCGCCGACCTCTTCGCCCCGCGCGGCACGAAGGTCCTCTCGGCGGTGAGAGGCGAGGTCTTCCGGATCCGCGACGGCGGCCTCGGCGGCAAGAGCGTGACCGTCATCGGGGAGGGGCCGGCCTTCTACTACTACGCCCACCTCGACGGGTGGGCGCCAGGCCTACGGGAGGGCCAGCCGGTCACCGCCGGCCAGACCCTGGGCTTCGTCGGGAACACCGGCAACGCGAGGAGTACGCCCTCGCACCTGCACTTCGGGGTGTACCCGATCCTGCGGGCGCGGCCCGGCCGCCCGGTGGATCCGATCCCCCTCCTGAGGGCGCTGGGGCTCCCTCGCGCTCCGCCGGAGGAGGCGCCCAGCCAGCTGCCACCCAGTGCTTGA
- the ribB gene encoding 3,4-dihydroxy-2-butanone-4-phosphate synthase, which yields MSIQRVEAALEAIRAGKMVILVDDEDRENEGDLVLAAEKVTPEAINFMALEGRGLICLTLTEERCRHLDLQMMVGENTSPLGTAFTVSIEAASGVTTGISAADRAHTIKVAIDEKSGPRDLSRPGHVFPLRARRGGVLVRTGQTEGSVDLARLAGLNASGVICEIMKEDGTMARRPDLEVFAEKHGLLILSVADLIDYRMERERLVKRVVEAEAEVAGLGSFKVIAYESEIDQEAHLAFVRGEWTEEDAVLTRVQSQDLLTDLLAAARQDGGRPLFERALAQIAAEGQGVVVCLRNQASSAPDLRGRIEALSRPPSEVGDEPRTVRPDLREYGIGAQILRDLGVRKMRLMTSTPTKIVGLEGFGLTMVEHVRLAKENGSAGPEGSVVVLDQKRS from the coding sequence ATGTCGATCCAGCGAGTCGAAGCCGCCCTGGAGGCGATCCGGGCCGGAAAGATGGTGATCCTCGTCGACGACGAGGATCGCGAGAACGAGGGCGACCTCGTCCTGGCGGCCGAGAAGGTCACCCCCGAGGCCATCAACTTCATGGCGCTCGAAGGAAGGGGCCTGATCTGCCTCACCCTCACCGAGGAGCGCTGCCGGCACCTCGACCTCCAGATGATGGTCGGCGAGAACACCTCGCCCCTGGGGACGGCCTTCACCGTCTCGATCGAGGCGGCCTCCGGCGTGACCACCGGGATCTCGGCCGCCGACCGGGCCCACACCATCAAGGTGGCCATCGACGAGAAGAGCGGCCCCCGGGACCTCTCCCGGCCGGGCCACGTCTTCCCCCTGCGCGCCCGCCGGGGTGGGGTGCTGGTGCGCACCGGCCAGACCGAGGGCAGCGTCGACCTGGCCCGGCTCGCCGGCCTGAACGCCTCCGGCGTCATCTGCGAGATCATGAAGGAGGACGGCACGATGGCGCGCCGCCCCGACCTCGAGGTCTTCGCCGAGAAGCACGGCCTGCTCATCCTCTCGGTGGCGGATCTGATCGACTACCGCATGGAGCGCGAGCGCCTCGTGAAGCGGGTGGTCGAGGCCGAGGCCGAGGTGGCCGGGCTGGGGAGCTTCAAGGTCATCGCCTACGAGTCCGAGATCGATCAGGAGGCCCACCTGGCCTTCGTGCGCGGAGAGTGGACCGAGGAGGACGCGGTCCTGACCCGGGTCCAGAGCCAGGACCTGCTCACCGACCTGCTGGCCGCGGCCCGCCAGGACGGCGGCCGCCCCCTCTTCGAGCGGGCCCTGGCGCAGATCGCCGCCGAGGGGCAGGGGGTGGTGGTCTGCCTGCGCAACCAGGCCAGCTCCGCGCCCGACCTCCGCGGCCGGATCGAGGCCCTCTCGCGGCCGCCCAGCGAGGTCGGGGACGAGCCCCGGACGGTGCGCCCCGACCTGCGCGAGTACGGAATCGGCGCCCAGATCCTGCGGGACCTCGGGGTGCGCAAGATGCGCCTGATGACGAGCACGCCCACCAAGATCGTGGGGCTCGAGGGCTTCGGTTTGACCATGGTGGAGCACGTCCGCCTGGCGAAGGAGAACGGCTCCGCCGGACCCGAGGGCTCGGTGGTGGTCCTGGATCAGAAGAGGAGCTAG
- a CDS encoding sigma 54-interacting transcriptional regulator, with product MSPSSFGEQSAAGLGTTALERLHAVATAVHAESEVRGILEAASEISRGVLRHHLFVLALLDRRHGVLEARRVGTDRIERVATDSSGLGSVLAAGEARLLESPGSPLCPDCRSVAAAPLWLGGGRPGLLVVGSEEAGWFTEDDLRFLRGVAGHVSVAVERAHFRQREELRTRQLRLVSEVTKAVVSTLDPDLLLSRVVERVHERIGRAFTSIWRVDPGQSILTLTAVAGPVEVTPGLQVGANRGILGRCLETGEPVLIRDTRREQQYVGHPAYPGLSELVVPVRSRDAVVALINIEADQPDAFDEETATALSAVAGLCAAALENVHLYAEVRSFNETLKAQLAEATTELEQANQAIAAQKTLLEVENRSLKARLSEEREGLQIIGQERSLREALEMAERVGASEATCLIQGESGTGKELFAQLIHRVSPRSGKAYVTLNCAAIPENLLESTLFGHERGAYTGATRGARGLVESADQGTLFLDEIGEMSPALQSKVLRFLQSGEYYRVGGTELRRADVRVISATNRDLKRAVDQGAFRSDLFFRVAALVIDVPPLRMRPDDIALLTRHFLDATERGRAMRPTPELIETLEAYPWPGNVRELENVVARLVVLADGLELGPELLARELIEEASLPPASTRATREPSLVLTLEQMERAAVQRALARHQGDKKAAAADLGVALRTLYNKIQRFDIDVPRPRPESGPDGDRDLD from the coding sequence ATGTCGCCCTCGTCCTTCGGAGAGCAGAGCGCCGCCGGCCTCGGCACCACCGCCCTCGAGCGGCTCCACGCCGTGGCCACCGCCGTGCACGCGGAGAGCGAGGTCCGGGGCATCCTGGAGGCCGCCTCCGAGATCAGCCGCGGCGTGCTGCGCCACCACCTCTTCGTGCTGGCCCTCCTCGATCGCCGCCACGGGGTCCTGGAGGCCCGCCGGGTGGGCACGGACCGGATCGAGCGGGTCGCCACCGACTCGAGCGGCCTGGGCTCGGTCCTGGCGGCAGGAGAGGCGCGGCTGCTGGAGAGCCCGGGCTCGCCGCTCTGCCCCGACTGCCGCTCGGTGGCCGCGGCCCCCCTCTGGCTCGGCGGGGGCCGGCCGGGGCTGCTGGTGGTCGGCAGCGAGGAGGCCGGCTGGTTCACCGAGGACGACCTGCGCTTCCTGCGGGGGGTGGCCGGTCACGTCTCGGTGGCGGTGGAGCGCGCCCACTTCCGGCAGCGGGAGGAGCTGCGCACCCGGCAGCTGCGCCTGGTCTCGGAGGTCACCAAGGCGGTGGTCTCGACCCTGGACCCCGACCTCCTCCTCTCGCGGGTGGTCGAGCGGGTCCACGAGCGCATCGGCCGGGCCTTCACCTCCATCTGGAGGGTGGACCCCGGGCAGAGCATCCTCACCCTGACGGCGGTGGCCGGGCCGGTGGAGGTCACCCCCGGGCTGCAGGTGGGCGCCAACCGGGGGATCCTCGGCCGCTGCCTGGAGACCGGCGAGCCGGTGCTGATCCGGGACACCCGCCGGGAGCAGCAGTACGTCGGGCACCCGGCCTACCCGGGCCTCTCCGAGCTGGTGGTCCCGGTGCGCTCCCGGGACGCCGTCGTGGCGCTGATCAACATCGAGGCCGATCAGCCCGACGCCTTCGACGAGGAGACCGCCACGGCCCTCTCCGCGGTGGCGGGCCTCTGCGCCGCGGCCCTGGAGAACGTCCACCTCTACGCGGAGGTGCGCAGCTTCAACGAGACCCTCAAGGCGCAGCTGGCGGAGGCCACCACCGAGCTGGAGCAGGCCAACCAGGCCATCGCCGCCCAGAAGACCCTCCTCGAGGTCGAGAACCGCTCCCTGAAGGCCCGCCTCTCCGAGGAGCGGGAGGGGCTGCAGATCATCGGCCAGGAGCGCTCCCTGCGCGAGGCGCTGGAGATGGCCGAGCGGGTGGGCGCCTCGGAGGCGACCTGCCTGATCCAGGGGGAGTCCGGCACGGGCAAGGAGCTCTTCGCCCAGCTCATCCACCGGGTCTCGCCCCGCTCGGGCAAGGCCTACGTGACCCTCAACTGCGCGGCGATCCCCGAGAACCTCCTGGAGTCGACCCTCTTCGGGCACGAGCGGGGGGCCTACACCGGCGCCACCCGGGGCGCCCGGGGCCTGGTGGAGTCGGCCGACCAGGGCACCCTCTTCCTGGACGAGATCGGCGAGATGAGCCCGGCCCTCCAGTCGAAGGTGCTGCGCTTCCTCCAGAGCGGCGAGTACTACCGGGTGGGCGGCACCGAGCTGCGCCGGGCCGACGTCCGGGTGATCTCGGCGACCAACCGGGACCTGAAGCGGGCGGTGGATCAGGGCGCCTTCCGCAGCGACCTCTTCTTCCGGGTGGCCGCCCTCGTCATCGACGTGCCCCCCCTGCGGATGCGCCCCGACGACATCGCCCTGCTGACCCGCCACTTCCTCGACGCCACCGAGCGGGGCCGGGCGATGCGCCCCACCCCGGAGCTGATCGAGACCCTGGAGGCCTACCCCTGGCCCGGGAACGTGCGGGAGCTGGAGAACGTGGTGGCCCGCCTGGTGGTGCTGGCCGACGGCCTCGAGCTGGGCCCGGAGCTCCTGGCCCGGGAGCTGATCGAGGAGGCCTCCCTCCCGCCGGCCTCCACCCGGGCCACCCGGGAGCCCTCGCTGGTCCTCACCCTCGAGCAGATGGAGCGGGCGGCCGTGCAGCGGGCCCTCGCCCGCCACCAGGGGGACAAGAAGGCCGCCGCCGCCGATCTCGGGGTGGCCCTGCGCACCCTCTACAACAAGATCCAGCGCTTCGACATCGACGTCCCGCGGCCCCGACCGGAATCTGGCCCGGACGGGGACCGGGATCTAGACTGA
- a CDS encoding riboflavin synthase, with translation MFTGLVQDVGTIVRADSRGGNVRLVIEPDELDPATFERGESIASNGVCLTVVALGKKHYEVDVGLETLQVTTAATWKVGDRVNLERSLALGDRLGGHLVQGHVDGQGKVLEAKKEAGVLHLDIAMPEALAPLICEKGSIAVDGVSLTVNVATKEHFRVTLIPETVERTTLGARKKGDAVNLEADIIARQIARMLAFGVGVGEQKGGLDLAFLAEHGYGGG, from the coding sequence ATGTTCACCGGACTCGTGCAGGACGTGGGGACCATCGTCAGGGCGGACTCCCGGGGCGGCAACGTGCGCCTCGTCATCGAGCCGGACGAGCTCGATCCGGCGACCTTCGAGCGGGGGGAGTCCATCGCCAGCAACGGCGTCTGCCTGACGGTCGTGGCCCTCGGCAAGAAGCACTACGAGGTCGACGTGGGCCTGGAGACCCTCCAGGTGACCACCGCCGCGACCTGGAAGGTCGGCGACCGGGTGAACCTCGAGCGCAGCCTGGCCCTGGGTGACCGCCTGGGCGGCCACCTGGTCCAGGGCCACGTGGACGGGCAGGGCAAGGTGCTGGAGGCGAAGAAGGAGGCCGGGGTCCTCCACCTCGACATCGCGATGCCCGAGGCCCTCGCCCCCCTGATCTGCGAGAAGGGCTCCATCGCGGTGGATGGGGTCTCCCTCACGGTGAACGTGGCCACGAAGGAGCACTTCCGGGTGACCCTGATCCCCGAGACCGTCGAGCGGACGACCCTCGGTGCCCGCAAGAAGGGAGACGCGGTGAACCTGGAGGCGGATATCATCGCCCGGCAGATCGCGCGGATGCTGGCCTTCGGGGTGGGGGTCGGCGAGCAGAAGGGTGGGCTGGACCTGGCCTTCCTCGCCGAGCATGGATACGGAGGCGGGTGA